One window of the Thamnophis elegans isolate rThaEle1 chromosome 6, rThaEle1.pri, whole genome shotgun sequence genome contains the following:
- the CGGBP1 gene encoding CGG triplet repeat-binding protein 1 — protein MERFDVKPPPSRSRSKTALYVTPQDRVTEFGSELYEDGGKLYCSFCNVVLNHVRKSAINDHLKSKTHTKRKGEFEEQSVRKKPRTLTASLQCNSATQTEKPSVVQDFVKMFLEASIPLEKADHPAVRAFLSRHVKNGNSIPKADQLRKIYLSDGFTNQLIKSEEH, from the coding sequence ATGGAACGATTTGATGTAAAGCCACCTCCTTCCCGGAGCCGTTCAAAGACTGCTTTATATGTGACCCCTCAGGATCGTGTGACTGAATTTGGCAGTGAACTGTATGAAGACGGGGGGAAACTCTATTGCAGTTTTTGCAATGTAGTCCTGAATCATGTCCGCAAGTCTGCAATCAATGATCATCTCAAATCCAAAACACACACCAAACGTAAGGGAGAGTTTGAAGAGCAAAGTGTCAGAAAGAAACCACGGACCCTGACTGCCTCTCTGCAGTGCAACAGCGCAACCCAGACAGAGAAACCCAGTGTAGTCCAGGACTTTGTAAAAATGTTTCTGGAAGCTAGCATTCCCCTTGAGAAGGCTGATCACCCCGCTGTACGAGCATTTCTCTCTCGCCATGTGAAGAATGGGAACTCCATACCCAAGGCCGACCAGTTGAGGAAAATCTACTTGTCTGATGGGTTTACAAATCAGCTTATTAAATCTGAAGAACACTGA